TCGGCCGGGTCTCCACCCGGGCATCCCCTCCGCTCTTGACCCAATGGACCAGTTCCTCGCAACTGGCCTCACCCACCACGTTCCCCTCCTTCCAACGAAGGCGGGCGATGTGCTCGTGGAGCGCTCCGCCTTCGAGGTGGATTTGGGTGATGTAACGCATGAAGACGCCTCCCACTTCG
This genomic window from Myxococcus hansupus contains:
- a CDS encoding DUF3892 domain-containing protein, with translation MRYITQIHLEGGALHEHIARLRWKEGNVVGEASCEELVHWVKSGGDARVETRPTDVRIEVIDARPPYLRTKANGVLTDNLLELPRF